The Desulforamulus hydrothermalis Lam5 = DSM 18033 genome includes a window with the following:
- a CDS encoding FtsK/SpoIIIE family DNA translocase yields MDLLKKLRDDLKYEIFGILLISIAVLGFISYANTPLGAVGGFVGRVLKGMFGNFGGLVLMSFLGLFGIKLIIERNRTPVNIKAYGAVLLFFIILTVLSLLTPLKPSFIEILAGIADETAAGQGGGLVGAVIAFLLIKSFGQAGTYILLTAGLLVALLLMTNTSMATLAEKTGSRAKQCFHRTGKKLNDFLFTEVEEDLPSIDGKTSHNPVIIQTSPDPGSYSEAPWQAGRNDDLEKTGPLNLMGRDNLKQSHQSQQTELATAQVEEEIGASFTQLTLQDVSTFKLPPLNLLSRPLKGSKNISSAKDITENIAKLEETLESFGIKAKVTQVSRGPAITRYEIQPPAGVKVSRIVSLADDIALAMAAPDVRIEAPIPGKAAVGIEVPNKEISMVHIRDLLESKEFASAPSRLTVALGKDIAGTPIIADLTKMPHLLIAGATGAGKSVCINTLIASILFKATPDEVKFLMIDPKMVELATYNGIPHLVAPVVTNPKKAATTLRWAVREMERRYELFAKAGVRDIARYNNLFLEREPAQGQQPLPLMVVIIDELADLMMVAPADVEDAICRLAQMARAAGIHLVVATQRPSVDVITGLIKANIPSRISFAVSSQVDSRTILDMAGAEKLLGKGDMLFFPVGAPKPIRVQGAYLSDREVEDVVNYLKKQSDPVYDESVAKEEPKEQEVPEAEDELLPEAVKILIETGHASISMLQRRLHIGYARAARLIDIMEQKGIVGGYEGSKPRAVLMTMEQYLQTFKSNK; encoded by the coding sequence TTGGATTTGCTTAAAAAACTGCGAGATGACCTAAAGTACGAAATCTTTGGGATCTTGCTTATTTCCATAGCGGTATTAGGATTTATAAGTTATGCCAATACACCCCTGGGGGCCGTGGGTGGTTTTGTGGGCCGGGTTCTTAAAGGTATGTTCGGAAATTTTGGCGGCCTTGTCTTAATGTCTTTTTTAGGGCTGTTTGGCATAAAGCTTATTATTGAACGGAACCGTACGCCGGTTAACATAAAAGCTTACGGGGCTGTTTTGTTGTTTTTTATAATTCTAACTGTATTAAGCCTGCTAACCCCTTTAAAGCCAAGCTTTATCGAAATACTGGCCGGTATTGCGGATGAGACTGCTGCCGGTCAAGGGGGCGGTCTGGTAGGTGCTGTGATTGCCTTTTTATTAATTAAATCATTTGGCCAAGCGGGTACTTATATTCTGCTGACTGCCGGTTTGCTGGTGGCGCTGTTGTTAATGACCAATACTTCCATGGCCACCCTGGCCGAAAAAACCGGTTCCCGGGCCAAGCAATGTTTTCACAGAACAGGTAAAAAACTCAATGACTTCTTATTTACCGAAGTTGAGGAAGATCTGCCGTCTATTGATGGAAAGACAAGCCATAACCCGGTAATTATTCAAACGTCGCCGGACCCTGGTTCATATTCGGAGGCGCCGTGGCAGGCCGGCCGTAATGATGATTTGGAAAAAACAGGGCCCCTCAATCTTATGGGACGCGACAATTTAAAACAGAGCCATCAGTCACAGCAGACCGAGCTGGCAACAGCGCAGGTGGAGGAAGAAATCGGCGCTTCTTTTACTCAACTGACACTGCAGGATGTCAGCACCTTTAAGTTGCCGCCCTTAAACCTGTTGTCCCGGCCCTTAAAAGGCAGTAAGAATATTTCCAGCGCCAAAGACATTACCGAAAATATTGCCAAGCTGGAAGAAACCCTGGAAAGCTTTGGCATTAAAGCAAAAGTAACCCAGGTTTCCCGAGGCCCTGCCATTACCCGTTATGAGATTCAACCGCCTGCAGGAGTAAAGGTTAGCCGCATTGTCAGTTTGGCGGACGATATTGCTCTGGCCATGGCCGCACCGGATGTGCGGATAGAAGCACCTATTCCCGGGAAGGCAGCAGTGGGTATTGAAGTTCCCAATAAAGAAATATCTATGGTTCACATCAGGGACCTGCTGGAATCTAAAGAATTTGCCAGTGCGCCTTCCCGTTTAACGGTAGCACTGGGCAAAGATATTGCAGGCACCCCGATCATCGCTGATCTTACCAAAATGCCCCACCTTTTGATTGCCGGCGCTACCGGAGCCGGTAAAAGCGTGTGCATTAATACATTGATAGCCAGCATACTTTTCAAAGCTACACCGGATGAAGTCAAATTCTTAATGATTGACCCTAAAATGGTAGAGTTGGCTACTTATAACGGCATCCCCCATTTGGTAGCCCCGGTGGTAACCAATCCTAAAAAAGCTGCTACTACACTGCGCTGGGCCGTGCGAGAGATGGAAAGGCGCTATGAGTTGTTTGCCAAAGCCGGTGTGCGGGATATTGCCAGGTACAACAATCTGTTTTTAGAGAGGGAACCGGCCCAGGGGCAACAGCCATTGCCTTTAATGGTGGTAATTATTGATGAATTGGCCGACTTAATGATGGTGGCACCGGCCGATGTGGAAGATGCTATTTGCCGCCTGGCTCAAATGGCAAGGGCGGCGGGCATTCACCTGGTGGTGGCTACGCAGCGTCCCTCGGTGGACGTTATTACCGGCTTGATTAAAGCTAACATTCCTTCCCGGATTTCCTTTGCGGTTTCTTCCCAGGTGGATTCCAGAACTATTTTAGATATGGCCGGCGCAGAAAAATTACTGGGCAAAGGAGATATGCTGTTTTTCCCGGTGGGGGCTCCCAAACCTATCCGGGTACAAGGGGCCTATTTGTCAGACCGGGAGGTTGAAGATGTGGTCAATTATTTAAAGAAACAGTCTGACCCGGTATATGATGAGTCGGTGGCCAAGGAAGAGCCGAAAGAACAGGAAGTTCCGGAAGCCGAGGATGAACTTTTGCCGGAAGCAGTCAAAATATTGATTGAGACCGGTCACGCTTCTATCTCTATGTTGCAGCGGCGGCTGCATATTGGTTATGCCAGAGCCGCCCGGTTAATTGATATTATGGAACAAAAAGGTATTGTGGGAGGATATGAAGGAAGTAAGCCCAGGGCTGTTTTAATGACTATGGAGCAATATTTGCAAACCTTTAAAAGTAATAAATAG
- a CDS encoding YlzJ-like family protein — MILWTPLPAEQVLAGLDRQEYPSYESISVAGIPVLAERTADCKKRVVRINSSDLSHYLNQDVYPGLII, encoded by the coding sequence ATGATTCTCTGGACACCGCTGCCGGCCGAACAAGTACTGGCCGGATTGGACCGGCAGGAATACCCTTCCTATGAGTCAATTTCGGTGGCAGGGATTCCGGTTTTGGCGGAAAGAACGGCTGACTGTAAAAAAAGAGTGGTGCGCATCAACAGCTCTGATCTTTCCCACTATCTTAACCAGGATGTATATCCGGGGTTAATCATTTAA
- a CDS encoding ClpP family protease: protein MKQRSASRQPGQIAVNPAAPNPLQPPGLPHTPPASPAGNPQPNPGTPSTPRRVTGQAKGTLENIKELGTPTVPENIKSNIHCVTIVGQIEGHIVLPNQNKTTKYEHIIPQLVAIEQDENVEGVLIILNTVGGDVEAGLAIAEVVATMTKPTVTLVLGGGHSIGVPIAVAGNYSFIAPTASMTIHPIRLTGLVIGVPQTYEYLDKMQDRVIRFVTEHAKISEKTFRQLMFKTGELARDIGTVVIGKEAVEYGLIDEVGGVGKALGKLKRLIESGKGKEGGILQ, encoded by the coding sequence ATGAAACAACGTTCTGCCAGCCGCCAACCTGGGCAGATAGCCGTCAATCCGGCAGCTCCCAATCCGCTGCAGCCGCCCGGACTTCCTCATACGCCCCCGGCAAGCCCGGCCGGTAATCCGCAACCTAATCCCGGGACGCCAAGTACCCCCAGGAGAGTTACCGGACAGGCCAAAGGAACTTTGGAAAATATCAAAGAACTGGGGACACCGACCGTGCCGGAAAATATTAAAAGTAATATTCATTGTGTTACTATTGTTGGGCAAATTGAGGGCCATATTGTATTGCCAAACCAGAATAAAACCACTAAATACGAACATATCATACCGCAGCTGGTGGCCATAGAACAGGATGAAAACGTGGAAGGTGTATTAATAATACTTAATACTGTAGGCGGAGATGTGGAAGCCGGCCTGGCCATTGCCGAGGTAGTGGCCACCATGACCAAGCCGACGGTGACCCTGGTGTTGGGTGGCGGGCACAGCATCGGAGTGCCCATTGCGGTGGCAGGCAATTATAGTTTTATTGCCCCAACTGCCTCTATGACCATCCATCCCATACGGCTTACCGGCCTGGTAATCGGTGTACCGCAAACCTACGAATATTTAGATAAAATGCAGGATCGGGTCATCCGTTTTGTGACCGAGCATGCTAAAATTTCTGAAAAAACCTTTAGGCAATTAATGTTTAAAACCGGTGAGCTGGCCAGAGATATCGGTACGGTGGTGATTGGCAAGGAAGCTGTGGAATACGGCTTAATTGATGAAGTAGGCGGTGTTGGAAAAGCCTTGGGTAAATTGAAAAGATTGATAGAAAGTGGCAAAGGTAAAGAAGGGGGCATATTGCAATGA
- a CDS encoding ribonuclease J, with protein MAKEPKLAVIPLGGLGEIGKNMTAVRFGENIVLIDCGLMFPEEEMLGIDIVIPDITYLLEHKEQVLGILLTHGHEDHIGALPYVLRQINVPVYGSKLALGLVQGKLKEHNMLDQVQLNTVKPRDIIQIGPFKCEFIRVSHSIPDAMAIAIHTPVGTLLHTGDFKIDQTPVDGEVIDLPRFAALGEKGVLVMLSDSTNVERPGYTMSERVVGNTFDETFRNATERIIIATFASNVHRLQQAITMAHKYGRHVAVVGRSMVNVMQVASELGYLQIPPGTLVELDEAARLPKNKVVLLTTGSQGEPMSALTRIALGDHRQVDILPGDTVIISATPIPGNEKLVARIIDQLFKLGAKVIYEAVSGIHVSGHPSQEELKLMINLVRPKFFIPVHGEYRMLKKHAELARELGIPAENIFVGENGQVFEFTRKQGRMTGRVTSGRVLVDGLGVGDVGNIVLRDRKQLSQDGILIVVVTMDKENNQVLAGPDIVSRGFVYVRESEILMEEAKAKVKIALDKCCNRGISEWAGIKSQIRDDLGKFLYEKTRRRPMILPIIMEV; from the coding sequence TTGGCAAAAGAACCTAAACTGGCTGTAATTCCCCTGGGGGGATTAGGCGAGATCGGTAAAAACATGACTGCGGTGAGATTCGGGGAAAATATTGTACTTATTGATTGTGGTTTAATGTTTCCGGAAGAAGAAATGCTGGGTATTGATATTGTCATCCCGGACATTACTTACCTGTTGGAACACAAAGAACAAGTACTGGGCATACTGCTTACCCACGGCCACGAAGATCACATCGGAGCGCTGCCTTACGTCCTGCGGCAAATCAATGTGCCGGTGTACGGATCCAAACTTGCCCTTGGTTTGGTTCAAGGTAAACTGAAGGAACACAACATGCTGGACCAGGTTCAGCTGAATACCGTAAAACCAAGGGATATTATTCAAATAGGCCCCTTTAAGTGTGAGTTTATCCGGGTTTCTCACAGCATACCGGATGCCATGGCCATTGCCATACATACACCGGTAGGTACTTTGTTGCATACAGGTGATTTTAAAATCGATCAAACTCCTGTGGACGGTGAAGTGATCGATTTACCCAGATTTGCGGCCCTGGGCGAAAAGGGCGTATTAGTTATGCTGTCGGACAGCACCAATGTTGAACGACCGGGTTATACCATGTCTGAAAGGGTAGTAGGCAATACCTTTGATGAAACTTTCCGCAATGCCACGGAAAGAATTATTATTGCCACTTTTGCTTCTAATGTGCATCGGCTGCAGCAAGCCATTACTATGGCTCATAAGTACGGCCGCCATGTGGCTGTGGTGGGCCGGAGTATGGTTAATGTAATGCAAGTGGCCAGCGAACTTGGTTATTTACAAATTCCGCCGGGCACCCTGGTGGAATTGGATGAAGCGGCCCGGTTGCCCAAAAATAAGGTTGTCCTGCTTACTACCGGCAGTCAGGGCGAGCCCATGTCTGCTCTAACCCGTATTGCCCTGGGGGATCACCGCCAGGTGGACATTTTGCCCGGCGATACTGTAATTATTTCTGCTACGCCGATTCCCGGTAACGAAAAACTGGTGGCCCGCATTATTGATCAACTTTTTAAGCTGGGAGCGAAAGTTATTTACGAAGCGGTTTCCGGTATCCATGTGTCCGGTCACCCCAGTCAAGAGGAACTAAAGCTGATGATTAATTTAGTGCGGCCTAAGTTTTTTATCCCGGTTCACGGTGAATACCGCATGTTGAAAAAACATGCTGAGTTAGCCAGGGAACTGGGGATACCTGCCGAAAATATTTTTGTTGGCGAAAACGGACAAGTGTTTGAATTTACCCGTAAGCAGGGACGCATGACCGGTAGGGTAACTTCCGGCAGGGTGCTGGTGGACGGGCTGGGTGTTGGCGATGTGGGCAACATTGTTTTGCGGGACAGAAAACAGCTGTCGCAGGACGGTATTTTAATTGTGGTTGTGACCATGGATAAAGAAAACAACCAGGTACTGGCCGGGCCGGATATTGTTTCCAGAGGGTTCGTATATGTGCGTGAATCGGAAATTCTTATGGAAGAGGCTAAAGCCAAGGTAAAAATTGCCCTGGACAAGTGCTGTAACCGGGGGATTTCCGAATGGGCAGGCATTAAGTCACAAATCAGGGATGATTTAGGCAAATTTTTGTATGAAAAAACTAGGAGAAGGCCCATGATCTTACCGATCATCATGGAAGTATAA
- the dapA gene encoding 4-hydroxy-tetrahydrodipicolinate synthase: MTAIDFGRVITAMVTPFNADLSVNYAQAKKLSRYLVENGSDGLVVCGTTGESPTLSKEEKINLCKAVVEEVGGQATVIAGTGSYDTAGSIALTKEAEKVGCDGVMLVAPYYNKPSQEGLYRHFRAVAESTSLPVILYNIPGRTGINVLPSTVARLAKDVPNIAAIKEAAGNIDQVSELRSLLPEDFAIYSGDDSMTLPMLSLGAKGVISVAAHVAGKQIQAMIDAYTSGNTTLAANMHKNLYPLFKGLFITTNPVPVKAALNLKGFAVGGVRLPLVEATGNEIESVKNVMQNTGLL; this comes from the coding sequence ATGACTGCCATTGATTTCGGGCGGGTTATTACTGCCATGGTGACCCCGTTTAATGCGGATTTATCGGTAAACTACGCCCAGGCCAAAAAGTTAAGCAGGTACTTGGTGGAAAACGGTTCGGACGGTTTGGTGGTGTGCGGTACCACCGGCGAGTCGCCCACCCTTAGTAAAGAAGAAAAAATTAATTTATGCAAAGCCGTGGTAGAAGAAGTGGGGGGGCAGGCGACCGTGATAGCGGGCACCGGCAGCTACGATACAGCAGGTAGCATCGCCTTAACCAAAGAGGCCGAAAAAGTTGGCTGTGACGGTGTAATGCTGGTGGCGCCCTATTATAACAAGCCTTCCCAGGAAGGGCTTTACCGCCATTTTCGGGCGGTGGCAGAGAGCACCAGTTTGCCGGTTATCCTGTATAACATACCGGGGCGTACCGGGATTAACGTACTGCCGTCCACGGTGGCCAGACTGGCGAAGGATGTGCCCAATATTGCAGCCATAAAAGAAGCCGCCGGCAATATCGATCAGGTATCTGAATTGCGCAGTCTGCTGCCCGAGGATTTTGCCATTTACAGCGGTGATGATTCCATGACCTTGCCTATGCTTTCCCTGGGGGCCAAAGGCGTGATCAGTGTGGCTGCCCATGTGGCCGGCAAGCAAATTCAAGCAATGATTGATGCGTACACCTCCGGCAATACTACCCTGGCGGCCAATATGCATAAAAACCTGTACCCGCTGTTTAAAGGATTATTTATTACCACCAATCCGGTACCGGTAAAAGCTGCACTAAACCTGAAAGGGTTTGCCGTGGGAGGGGTGCGGTTACCTCTGGTAGAGGCCACCGGAAATGAAATTGAGTCGGTTAAAAATGTAATGCAAAACACCGGTTTGTTATAA
- the dapG gene encoding aspartate kinase, whose protein sequence is MRFLVQKFGGTSLVTQELRELVASRIIAAADEGYLPVVVVSAIGRAGEPYATDTLLNFVLSIHRDLPAREMDMLMSCGEIISGVAMVNTLQGMGRQAVLLNGAQAGIITDGNHNDARIIRVDPQNIIKYAELGKIVVVAGFQGISEQGEITTLGRGGSDTTAAALGVALNAECVDIYTDVEGIMTADPRIVEDARILDTVTYNEICQLAHEGAKVIHPRAVEIAMQKNIPLRVRSTFSGTPGTLVTSHHEVYGTIDITRDRLASGVTHIAGVTQFKINLPDLAVDEPARRIFTALALADISVDFINVSPETIMFTVKDEMAAKAVAVLENLGIKPQLKPNCAKVSTVGAGMTGVPGVMARIVQALSEEGIKILQSADSHTTIWVLVEKEDMYKAIRALHRKFELGHKEKDQQL, encoded by the coding sequence ATGCGTTTTCTTGTGCAGAAATTTGGCGGAACCTCCCTGGTGACGCAGGAGTTAAGAGAGCTGGTAGCCAGCAGGATTATTGCTGCGGCTGACGAAGGATATCTGCCGGTGGTAGTGGTTTCGGCCATTGGCAGGGCGGGAGAGCCATATGCTACTGATACCTTATTAAATTTTGTGCTGTCCATTCACCGCGATCTGCCGGCCAGGGAAATGGATATGTTAATGTCCTGCGGGGAAATTATCTCAGGTGTTGCCATGGTAAATACCCTGCAGGGGATGGGCAGGCAGGCGGTTCTTTTAAACGGCGCCCAGGCGGGTATTATTACTGATGGCAATCATAATGATGCCAGGATTATCCGGGTGGACCCGCAAAATATTATTAAATATGCCGAACTGGGCAAAATTGTGGTAGTGGCCGGTTTTCAAGGTATCAGCGAACAAGGCGAGATTACGACTTTGGGACGCGGGGGCAGTGATACGACAGCTGCTGCATTAGGGGTAGCCCTTAATGCAGAATGCGTTGATATTTATACCGATGTGGAAGGAATTATGACGGCGGACCCCCGCATTGTGGAAGATGCCCGCATTTTGGATACCGTAACCTACAACGAAATTTGCCAGCTAGCCCATGAAGGGGCCAAGGTCATTCACCCCAGGGCGGTCGAGATTGCTATGCAAAAAAACATACCCCTCCGGGTTCGTTCCACCTTTTCAGGTACACCGGGTACCCTGGTTACCAGTCATCACGAGGTATATGGCACCATAGATATTACCAGAGACCGGTTGGCCAGCGGCGTTACCCACATTGCCGGTGTCACCCAATTTAAAATTAACCTGCCGGATTTGGCCGTAGATGAGCCGGCCCGGCGAATTTTCACAGCCCTCGCCCTGGCGGATATTAGTGTTGATTTTATCAATGTCAGCCCGGAAACCATTATGTTTACGGTAAAAGATGAAATGGCGGCTAAGGCTGTGGCCGTATTGGAAAATCTTGGTATTAAACCGCAATTAAAACCTAACTGTGCCAAGGTTTCTACCGTAGGTGCAGGTATGACCGGGGTGCCGGGGGTAATGGCCCGTATTGTGCAGGCGCTTAGTGAAGAAGGTATTAAAATTTTACAGTCTGCCGATTCTCATACAACCATCTGGGTATTGGTAGAGAAAGAAGATATGTACAAAGCCATTCGTGCCTTGCACCGCAAGTTTGAACTGGGACATAAAGAAAAAGACCAACAGTTGTAG
- a CDS encoding aspartate-semialdehyde dehydrogenase gives MKKVNVVVVGATGAVGQEILNILDERNFPVNNLRLCATSRSAGTEIEFRGRKYVVEETTPDSFTDMDIALFAGGKASLEFGTAAVERGCVIIDNSSNYRMDPAVPLVVPEVNPEDVKWHKGIIANPNCSTIIMVVALKPLHDAAGIKRVVVSTYQAVSGAGKEGIEELTEQVKAVLEGREHPPKKFAHPIAFNLIPHIDVFQDMDYTKEEWKMVKETRKIMHDDNIQITATTVRVPVYRSHSESINIETERKLTAAAAKEILAQAPGVIVQDDIADNIYPMPLYTSHQDEVFVGRIREDNSIAHGLNLWVVGDQIRKGAATNAVQIAELLLKYDCLLEKK, from the coding sequence TTGAAAAAAGTCAATGTGGTTGTGGTCGGTGCAACCGGAGCGGTAGGACAGGAAATTTTAAATATATTGGATGAACGCAATTTTCCCGTTAACAATTTAAGACTATGCGCTACTTCCCGTTCGGCGGGAACTGAAATTGAGTTCCGGGGCCGGAAATATGTTGTTGAAGAAACTACTCCGGATTCCTTTACCGATATGGACATTGCGCTGTTTGCAGGCGGCAAAGCCAGCTTGGAGTTTGGTACGGCGGCTGTGGAACGTGGCTGTGTTATAATTGATAACAGCAGCAATTATCGGATGGACCCTGCGGTACCCCTGGTGGTGCCCGAAGTTAACCCAGAGGATGTAAAATGGCACAAGGGGATTATTGCTAACCCAAATTGTTCAACCATCATAATGGTGGTTGCTTTGAAACCCCTGCACGATGCAGCCGGCATTAAGCGGGTGGTGGTTTCTACCTACCAGGCGGTGTCCGGCGCCGGTAAAGAAGGCATTGAAGAGTTGACTGAACAAGTGAAAGCAGTGCTGGAGGGCAGGGAGCATCCACCGAAAAAATTTGCCCACCCCATTGCTTTTAACTTAATTCCCCATATTGATGTCTTCCAGGATATGGATTATACCAAAGAAGAATGGAAAATGGTAAAAGAAACCAGAAAAATTATGCATGATGACAACATTCAAATAACTGCCACCACTGTCAGAGTGCCGGTTTATCGCAGTCATTCAGAGTCAATTAATATTGAAACTGAACGCAAATTAACTGCCGCCGCAGCAAAAGAAATTTTAGCTCAAGCACCGGGCGTTATCGTTCAGGACGATATTGCTGACAATATTTATCCCATGCCGCTGTACACCTCTCATCAGGATGAGGTTTTTGTGGGACGCATCAGGGAGGACAACTCAATTGCCCACGGTTTGAATCTTTGGGTGGTGGGGGACCAAATCCGTAAAGGTGCTGCCACCAATGCGGTGCAGATTGCGGAACTGTTACTAAAATATGACTGCTTACTGGAGAAGAAATAG
- a CDS encoding dipicolinate synthase subunit B produces the protein MRLKGIRIGFALTGSHCTLDEVMPRIQELVDQGAEVLPIVSYAVDTMDTRFGTVQKWRDLLKQITGKEPINSISGAEPVGPDKLVDVVVIAPCTGNTMAKLANGITDTPVLMAAKAHLRNQRPVVLAISTNDGLGINAKNLGLLLNTKNVYMVPFGQDSPTGKPNSLKSRMDLIIDTIEQALQGKQIQPILVQP, from the coding sequence ATGCGTTTAAAAGGCATACGTATTGGTTTTGCCCTGACTGGATCTCACTGTACTTTAGATGAAGTGATGCCGAGAATTCAAGAGCTGGTTGATCAGGGGGCAGAGGTTTTGCCCATCGTCAGTTATGCAGTGGATACTATGGACACCCGTTTTGGCACAGTGCAAAAATGGCGTGACCTGTTAAAACAAATTACCGGTAAAGAGCCGATCAACAGTATCAGCGGCGCTGAACCGGTCGGTCCCGACAAACTGGTGGATGTGGTGGTGATTGCTCCCTGTACCGGCAATACTATGGCTAAATTAGCCAACGGAATTACCGATACACCGGTTTTAATGGCAGCCAAAGCCCATTTGAGAAATCAACGTCCGGTGGTGCTGGCAATCTCTACCAATGACGGTTTAGGTATAAATGCAAAAAATCTTGGTTTACTTCTTAACACCAAGAATGTTTATATGGTACCATTTGGTCAGGATAGTCCCACCGGAAAACCCAATTCCCTGAAAAGCCGCATGGATTTGATTATCGATACGATCGAACAGGCCTTGCAAGGGAAACAAATTCAGCCTATTTTAGTGCAGCCTTAA
- the dpsA gene encoding dipicolinate synthase subunit DpsA, whose amino-acid sequence MQPDLKGVKVAVLGGDAREIVLVSTLSRLGAHVRVVGLPVKQDPPHVSLYGSIDEALADVQAVILPVPGILEKGNLYCVYQEKPLVLSEALLVKLPPRTPVFVGFARPMLKDMVQRSNVKLITVLDLDEVAILNSIPSAEGAVQMAMENTDITIHNSKSFVLGFGRTGASLARLLQGMGAKVTVVARSAAHRARVYEMGMEPLSFPELPDAIARADIIFNTVPALVLNNSLLSKAREDAVIIDVASPPGGTDFEAAARLGIKALLAPGLPGKVAPKTAGQILSKVIPSLLAQELERNGH is encoded by the coding sequence ATGCAGCCCGACTTGAAGGGGGTCAAGGTGGCCGTCCTGGGTGGTGACGCCAGGGAAATTGTACTGGTTTCCACCTTATCTCGCCTTGGTGCGCATGTGAGGGTGGTTGGCCTGCCGGTAAAACAAGATCCTCCGCATGTCAGCCTGTATGGGAGCATTGATGAAGCACTGGCGGATGTTCAAGCAGTAATCCTGCCGGTACCCGGTATTTTGGAAAAAGGCAACCTTTATTGTGTTTATCAAGAAAAGCCTCTGGTACTTTCGGAAGCATTACTGGTAAAGCTGCCTCCCCGTACCCCAGTGTTTGTGGGTTTTGCCCGGCCAATGCTGAAAGACATGGTCCAGCGCAGCAATGTTAAACTGATCACAGTTCTGGATCTGGACGAGGTAGCTATACTTAACTCTATTCCTTCGGCAGAGGGCGCTGTTCAAATGGCCATGGAGAATACAGATATTACCATCCATAACAGCAAATCCTTTGTTCTGGGTTTTGGTCGTACCGGCGCCAGCCTGGCCAGGCTGCTGCAAGGCATGGGGGCAAAGGTAACAGTGGTTGCCAGGTCAGCAGCTCACCGGGCCAGGGTGTATGAGATGGGTATGGAGCCTTTATCTTTCCCGGAATTGCCGGATGCCATTGCCAGGGCAGACATTATCTTTAATACCGTACCGGCTCTGGTGCTGAATAACAGCCTGTTAAGCAAGGCCAGGGAGGACGCAGTAATTATTGATGTTGCCTCCCCACCGGGCGGCACCGATTTTGAAGCCGCCGCCAGGTTAGGCATTAAAGCTTTACTGGCCCCGGGCCTGCCTGGTAAAGTGGCCCCGAAAACTGCCGGTCAAATCTTATCAAAGGTGATCCCTTCTCTGTTGGCACAGGAGTTAGAACGCAACGGACATTAA
- the dapB gene encoding 4-hydroxy-tetrahydrodipicolinate reductase encodes MIKAVVAGALGKMGLESCKAIVKAEGMQLVGAVDSKEIGHSIGTFIGQPDINIVVAGDLEQVLRDVKPDVLVDFTRPGVVQRHIKTAINAGVRPVIGTTGMNTAEIEEFRQLAAQRRLGGLIAPNFAIGALLMIKFATEAAKFFPHVEIIELHHDQKMDAPSGTAVKTAESVAAVRGQISQGMPSEFEKIAGVRGGNFDGMRIHSIRLPGLVAHQEVIFGGLGQTLSIRHDSISRESFMPGLILAIRRVMNLDHLVYGLENLLFE; translated from the coding sequence ATGATTAAAGCAGTTGTGGCAGGGGCTCTCGGTAAAATGGGGCTGGAATCCTGCAAGGCCATTGTGAAGGCTGAAGGAATGCAACTGGTAGGGGCGGTGGACAGTAAAGAAATTGGCCACAGCATCGGTACATTTATCGGCCAACCGGACATAAATATTGTGGTTGCCGGCGATCTTGAACAAGTACTGCGGGATGTAAAGCCTGATGTCCTGGTTGATTTTACACGTCCCGGTGTGGTGCAAAGACACATTAAAACAGCCATTAATGCCGGTGTACGACCGGTAATTGGCACTACCGGTATGAATACCGCGGAAATTGAAGAATTTAGACAATTAGCTGCCCAACGGCGCCTGGGGGGATTGATTGCACCAAATTTTGCCATTGGTGCTCTGTTAATGATAAAGTTTGCCACCGAGGCGGCCAAGTTTTTCCCTCATGTGGAAATTATTGAGCTGCACCATGATCAAAAGATGGACGCTCCATCAGGTACGGCAGTAAAAACGGCTGAATCCGTTGCTGCTGTCAGGGGACAAATATCCCAGGGCATGCCCAGTGAGTTTGAAAAAATTGCCGGGGTCAGGGGAGGCAACTTTGACGGCATGCGTATTCACAGTATAAGACTGCCGGGGCTTGTTGCCCACCAGGAAGTGATTTTTGGCGGCCTTGGCCAGACACTCAGCATTCGTCATGACTCCATCTCCAGAGAGTCCTTTATGCCCGGGCTTATTCTGGCCATTCGCAGGGTTATGAACCTGGATCATCTGGTTTATGGACTGGAAAATCTTTTATTTGAATAA